Proteins encoded together in one Centropristis striata isolate RG_2023a ecotype Rhode Island chromosome 6, C.striata_1.0, whole genome shotgun sequence window:
- the ric8b gene encoding synembryn-B isoform X2 yields MDLNAILSKLETANEEEIEELLRQYNRENSHTFSFDQKEESLRSKLCQSVLSVLGRQVQPSCQKTCLETLRILSRDKRVLAPVATREGMLVLGGMARLKAGEEEDENQKSTQEDTLSEEEERVVVEALKCLCNVVYNSPAAQQVSVDVQLAHGLCASLRTARTWHHEVGLFTLRLLFLLSALRPDVRGILKRDWHAVRRLTEVLEHTLDVSWVGPYEAAQPDPQALPLPSEDNERAMEALKALFNLTLSDPGGEEDDHQFRLIAAILRHLLMLKTETEEKTEEAHSHAINLLNNLPVSCLDVLIDVPVQGGQELYGGKNMDAVQTLIDFMEKRIDKGSNYKEGLTPVLSLLTEGSRHHREIRRFIKAQVLPPLKDVKIRPEIGTTTRNKLVRLMTHVDMGVKQSAAEFLFVLCKESVDNLLKYTGYGNAAGLLVARGLLAGGRGETQYSEDEDSDTEEYKSAKPFINPITGHVEEPMPNPIEEMTEEQKEYEAQKLVNMFDKLSRQNVIRPMGVRPDGTLAPLEETLCDPPEDSGSDSD; encoded by the exons ATGGATTTAAACGCTATCCTGTCAAAGCTTGAAACTGCCAACGAGGAGGAAATCGAGGAGCTTCTGCGGCAATATAATCGAGAG AACAGTCACACCTTCAGTTTTGACCAAAAGGAGGAAAGCCTACGGAGT AAGCTTTGTCAGAGTGTGTTGTCAGTTCTTGGGAGGCAGGTGCAGCCCAGCTGTCAGAAGACATGTCTGGAGACACTCCGCATCCTGTCCAGGGACAAGCGTGTCCTCGCACCTGTAGCCACCCGGGAGGGCATGCTGGTCCTGGGAGGAATGGCGAGGCTGAAAGCTGGGGAGGAAGAAGATGAAAACCAGAAAAGCACTCAGGAAGATACCctgtcagaggaggaggagagggtggtGGTTGAGGCCTTGAAGTGCCTATGCAATGTGGTGTACAACAGTCCTGCAGCTCAGCAGGTTAGTGTAGACGTGCAGCTGGCTCACGGCCTGTGTGCCAGCCTGCGTACTGCCCGCACATGGCACCACGAGGTGGGCCTGTTCACACTGCGCCTTCTCTTCCTTCTGTCTGCGCTGAGACCTGATGTGAGAGGGATCTTGAAGAGAGACTGGCATGCTGTGAGACGACTGACGGAGGTCCTGGAGCACACACTGGATGTGAGCTGGGTGGGTCCCTATGAAGCTGCTCAGCCAGATCCGCAGGCCCTGCCCCTGCCTTCAGAGGACAATGAGAGAGCAATGGAGGCACTAAAAGCCTTGTTCAACCTCACACTGTCTGACCCTGGTGGTGAG GAGGATGACCACCAGTTCCGGCTCATCGCTGCCATTCTGCGTCATCTGTTGATGCTGAAGACTGAGACCGAAGAGAAAACAGAGGAAGCACACAG TCATGCCATCAACCTGCTGAATAACCTGCCTGTGTCCTGCCTGGACGTCTTAATCGACGTGCCTGTCCAGGGAGGACAAGAACTGTATGGTGGGAAAAACATGGATGCTGTCCAGACATTAATAGACTTCATGGAGAAAAGGATCGACAAG GGCTCAAACTACAAAGAGGGTTTGACTCCGGTGCTCAGCCTTCTGACTGAAGGATCCCGACACCACAGGGAGATCCGCAGATTTATCAAAGCTCAG GTACTTCCCCCACTGAAAGATGTAAAGATCCGGCCAGAGATCGGCACCACCACCAGAAACAAGCTGGTTCGCCTTATGACACATGTCGACATGGGTGTGAAGCAGAGCGCTGCAGAATTTCTCTTTGTCCTCTGCAAAGAAAGCG TGGACAACCTGTTGAAGTACACAGGATATGGAAACGCAGCAGGACTCCTGGTGGCTCGAGGTCTCCTcgcaggagggagaggagagactCAGTACTCCGAAGACGAAGACTCAGACACAGAAGAATACAAATCTGCAAAACCCTT CATCAACCCCATCACTGGGCACGTGGAGGAGCCGATGCCAAACCCCATCGAAGAGATGacggaggagcagaaggagtaCGAAGCCCAGAAACTTGTTAATATGTTTGACAAGTTGTCAAG GCAGAACGTGATCCGGCCAATGGGAGTCAGGCCTGATGGGACATTAGCACCTCTTGAAGAAACCCTCTGTGATCCACCCGAGGACTCAGGATCAGACTCTGACTAG
- the ric8b gene encoding synembryn-B isoform X1, with product MDLNAILSKLETANEEEIEELLRQYNRENSHTFSFDQKEESLRSKLCQSVLSVLGRQVQPSCQKTCLETLRILSRDKRVLAPVATREGMLVLGGMARLKAGEEEDENQKSTQEDTLSEEEERVVVEALKCLCNVVYNSPAAQQVSVDVQLAHGLCASLRTARTWHHEVGLFTLRLLFLLSALRPDVRGILKRDWHAVRRLTEVLEHTLDVSWVGPYEAAQPDPQALPLPSEDNERAMEALKALFNLTLSDPGGEEDDHQFRLIAAILRHLLMLKTETEEKTEEAHSHAINLLNNLPVSCLDVLIDVPVQGGQELYGGKNMDAVQTLIDFMEKRIDKQGSNYKEGLTPVLSLLTEGSRHHREIRRFIKAQVLPPLKDVKIRPEIGTTTRNKLVRLMTHVDMGVKQSAAEFLFVLCKESVDNLLKYTGYGNAAGLLVARGLLAGGRGETQYSEDEDSDTEEYKSAKPFINPITGHVEEPMPNPIEEMTEEQKEYEAQKLVNMFDKLSRQNVIRPMGVRPDGTLAPLEETLCDPPEDSGSDSD from the exons ATGGATTTAAACGCTATCCTGTCAAAGCTTGAAACTGCCAACGAGGAGGAAATCGAGGAGCTTCTGCGGCAATATAATCGAGAG AACAGTCACACCTTCAGTTTTGACCAAAAGGAGGAAAGCCTACGGAGT AAGCTTTGTCAGAGTGTGTTGTCAGTTCTTGGGAGGCAGGTGCAGCCCAGCTGTCAGAAGACATGTCTGGAGACACTCCGCATCCTGTCCAGGGACAAGCGTGTCCTCGCACCTGTAGCCACCCGGGAGGGCATGCTGGTCCTGGGAGGAATGGCGAGGCTGAAAGCTGGGGAGGAAGAAGATGAAAACCAGAAAAGCACTCAGGAAGATACCctgtcagaggaggaggagagggtggtGGTTGAGGCCTTGAAGTGCCTATGCAATGTGGTGTACAACAGTCCTGCAGCTCAGCAGGTTAGTGTAGACGTGCAGCTGGCTCACGGCCTGTGTGCCAGCCTGCGTACTGCCCGCACATGGCACCACGAGGTGGGCCTGTTCACACTGCGCCTTCTCTTCCTTCTGTCTGCGCTGAGACCTGATGTGAGAGGGATCTTGAAGAGAGACTGGCATGCTGTGAGACGACTGACGGAGGTCCTGGAGCACACACTGGATGTGAGCTGGGTGGGTCCCTATGAAGCTGCTCAGCCAGATCCGCAGGCCCTGCCCCTGCCTTCAGAGGACAATGAGAGAGCAATGGAGGCACTAAAAGCCTTGTTCAACCTCACACTGTCTGACCCTGGTGGTGAG GAGGATGACCACCAGTTCCGGCTCATCGCTGCCATTCTGCGTCATCTGTTGATGCTGAAGACTGAGACCGAAGAGAAAACAGAGGAAGCACACAG TCATGCCATCAACCTGCTGAATAACCTGCCTGTGTCCTGCCTGGACGTCTTAATCGACGTGCCTGTCCAGGGAGGACAAGAACTGTATGGTGGGAAAAACATGGATGCTGTCCAGACATTAATAGACTTCATGGAGAAAAGGATCGACAAG CAGGGCTCAAACTACAAAGAGGGTTTGACTCCGGTGCTCAGCCTTCTGACTGAAGGATCCCGACACCACAGGGAGATCCGCAGATTTATCAAAGCTCAG GTACTTCCCCCACTGAAAGATGTAAAGATCCGGCCAGAGATCGGCACCACCACCAGAAACAAGCTGGTTCGCCTTATGACACATGTCGACATGGGTGTGAAGCAGAGCGCTGCAGAATTTCTCTTTGTCCTCTGCAAAGAAAGCG TGGACAACCTGTTGAAGTACACAGGATATGGAAACGCAGCAGGACTCCTGGTGGCTCGAGGTCTCCTcgcaggagggagaggagagactCAGTACTCCGAAGACGAAGACTCAGACACAGAAGAATACAAATCTGCAAAACCCTT CATCAACCCCATCACTGGGCACGTGGAGGAGCCGATGCCAAACCCCATCGAAGAGATGacggaggagcagaaggagtaCGAAGCCCAGAAACTTGTTAATATGTTTGACAAGTTGTCAAG GCAGAACGTGATCCGGCCAATGGGAGTCAGGCCTGATGGGACATTAGCACCTCTTGAAGAAACCCTCTGTGATCCACCCGAGGACTCAGGATCAGACTCTGACTAG
- the si:dkey-103i16.6 gene encoding NAD-dependent protein deacetylase sirtuin-3, mitochondrial, translating to MNRSRSSWDKKASQPLVTRMTRSSSSQVRHTDPAETQDSGPGPYGKQRKKQTDSALAQDLSQMSVSGQDALPTSKGKMSKGSSDSVQAGQSSGSRSGQASPSVPAAKSASRGGLVSVARLLKLGRCKNVVVVAGAGISTASGIPDFRTPGTGLYANLEKYNIPYPEAIFNIDYFSNDPQPFFSLAKALYPGSHRPNYIHYFIRMLHHKGLLLRMYTQNIDGLEKVCGIPDDKLVEAHGSFATASCHLCYTTYPAEEAKHAIMNGNVPICTFCAATVKPDVVFFGEDLPQTYFLHTKDFPKADLLIIMGTSLQIEPFASLVNTVRSTVPRLLLNRHAVGPFEKVPLRRGDHVELGDLEETVRRFAEMLGWSDEIEELMRSQETQSIPTLINSPLSVSGQTFCQSRGAPEPPGRMDTSRSRPGGQIAASSGSEETDSETDSKSSASSSPSN from the exons ATGAACAGGTCCAGGTCCAGCTGGGATAAAAAAGCCTCCCAGCCTCTAGTCACCAGGATGACCCGCAGCTCCAGCTCCCAGGTTAGGCACACCGACCCCGCAGAGACCCAGGACTCTGGACCGGGTCCTTATGGAAAACAACGAAAGAAGCAGACAGATTCTGCTTTGGCCCAGGACCTCAGTCAGATGAGTGTCAGTGGACAGGACGCTTTACCTACAAG CAAAGGAAAGATGTCCAAAGGTAGCAGTGACTCTGTGCAGGCTGGTCAGTCCTCTGGGTCCAGGTCGGGTCAGGCCAGTCCCTCTGTGCCAGCTGCCAAGTCCGCTTCCCGGGGCGGTCTAGTCTCTGTGGCTCGACTGCTGAAGCTTGGCCGCTGTAAGAACGTGGTGGTGGTGGCCGGAGCAGGAATCAGCACAGCTAGCGGCATCCCAGACTTCAG aacTCCAGGAACAGGTCTTTACGCCAACTTGGAGAAGTACAACATCCCCTACCCTGAAGCCATTTTCAACATCGACTACTTCTCCAACGACCCGCAGCCTTTCTTTTCTCTGGCCAAGGCTCTGTATCCTGGCAGCCACCGACCAAACTACATACACTACTTTATCCGCATGCTCCACCACAAAGGCCTGCTGCTCCGAATGTACACGCAGAACATCGACGGACTAGAGAAAG TCTGTGGTATCCCAGATGACAAACTTGTGGAAGCTCACGGTAGTTTTGCCACAGCTTCCTGTCACCTGTGCTACACCACATACCCTGCTGAGGAGGCTAAG CATGCCATAATGAATGGCAACGTCCCCATATGCACATTCTGCGCTGCAACAGTCAAACCCGATGTTGTGTTTTTCGGAGAGGACCTTCCTCAGACGTATTTCCTCCACACTAAAGACTTCCCCAAAGCAGACCTGCTTATCATTATGGGCACATCTTTAcaa ATTGAGCCGTTTGCCAGCCTGGTGAACACGGTGCGCTCCACTGTGCCACGTCTCCTCCTGAACCGACACGCTGTGGGTCCCTTTGAGAAGGTCCCACTGCGGAGAGGAGACCACGTGGAGCTGGGAGACCTGGAGGAGACAGTGCGGAGGTTTGCTGAAATGCTTGGCTGGAGCGATGAGATTGAGGAGCTGATGAGGAGTCAGGAAACACAG AGCATCCCTACATTGATAAACAGCCCTCTGTCAGTGAGTGGGCAGACATTTTGTCAGAGCAGAGGAGCTCCAGAGCCTCCGGGTCGGATGGACACTTCCAGATCCAGACCAGGAGGTCAAATAGCAGCCAGCAGCGGCAGCGAGGAGACAGactcagagacagacagcaaaAGCTCTGCATCATCCAGCCCAAGCAACTGA